The nucleotide sequence GCGTCTGTGGTGCGCGTCTACCGACTACTCCGGAGACTTGGGCATTGACGAGAAGATCTTGGCCCGGGTGGTGGACACCTACCGTCGCGTGCGCAACACCTTGAAGTTTTTGCTCGCCAATGTGAGTGACTTTGACCCTGCGGTGGACTCGGTCGCACCGGAGCAGATGCTGGAGATTGACCGCTATGCCCTGAGCCGCGCTGCGCAGTTGCAAGCAGACATCTTGGCCCATTACGAGGTGTATGAATTTCACCCGGTGGTCTCCAAGCTGCAGATTTACTGCAGCGAAGACTTGGGCGCGTTCTACCTCGACATCTTGAAAGATCGCCTGTACACCACCGGCCCCAACTCCTTGGCCCGGCGCTCTGCGCAAACTGCACTGTGGCAGATCACCCAGGCCATGCTGCGCTGGATGGCGCCTTTCTTGAGCTTTACGGCGGAAGAAGCATGGGCGGTCCTGAGTGCTGCAGGGCGCGTGGACGAAGCCCACAAAGCCTCCATCTTCACGGCAACCTATCTCGACTTGGCGGCACCTAACGGTGAGTTGCTAGCGAAGTGGAGCCGTATCCGTGAAATCCGTGAAGCGGTCAACAAGGAAATTGAAGTGCTGCGCGCAGCAGGCCAAGTGGGCGCATCTTTGCAAGCCGAGGTCACGCTGACCCTAGGCGCACCAGACTACGCGCTGCTACACACACTGGGGGCCGACTTGAAGTTCGCCTTCATCACATCCGCTATCAAATTGGTAGCTGGTGACGCCTTATCCATAAGCGTAAACCCCTCAAGTGGCACCAAATGCGAGCGTTGCTGGCACTACTGCGATGACATTGGCAGCGTGGCCGCCCATCCGACCCTGTGCGGGCGCTGCGCCAGCAACCTGGACGGCCCAGGCGAAGCACGGAGTTTTGCTTAATGGCACGCGGCGGCAAGTTCGGCGCACGCAGCGCTAGCGCCGGCATGGTGCCCTGGTTGGCACTGGCAGTGATGCTGCTCATTGCAGACCAGTTCACCAAGGTGCTGATCCTTGGTTACTACCATCTGGGCGACAGCACCTACGTCACCAGCTTCTTTAACGTGGTGCGTGTACACAACTACGGTGCCGCATTCTCGTTCTTGGCGGGTGCTGGGGGCTGGCAGCGTTGGTTTTTCACCATCTTGGGACTTGTGGCGGCCGGCGTCATCGTGTGGATGCTCAAATCGCACCCCGGTCAACGCTTGTTTTCGTTTGCCATGGCCTGCATTTTGGGCGGCGCTATCGGCAACGTGGTGGACCGATTGATGCATGGCTACGTGGTCGACTTCTTGGACTTTCACTGGAGTGGCATGCATTTCCCCGCCTTTAACGTGGCAGACAGCGCCATTACGGTGGGGGCGATTGCCTTGATATTGGACGAGTTGCTGCGGGTTCGCAAAAGCTAAAGTCCCACAGCACAAGTAGCCCGCCGATCCACTACACCAACAGCCCCTAGGGCATGCACTTATGTACAAAACCGCACCAGCATACAGCGTGCTGATCAGCTTGCTGCTCACGCTACCCGTAGCAGCCTACGCCCAGGACAAGTCGCCTACCAGCGAAGCGCCAGCACCCGCAGCCGCCGCTCCAAACGTAAGTGCTAGCTTTGACAAGGCCTTGAACCCCGAAGGCAACTGGTATTTTTCTTGGGGCTATAGCCGCCAACAGTATGCGCCCAGCGACATTCACGTGTCCCAACCCGGCTTGGGCAACGACTTCACAGTGCATCAGGCTAGAGCGAGCGACTTTCCGTCCAGCGTTCAAGACACACTCAGCTCTCTCATCAATTTGGACTTAACCAACCCGCAGGAAAACTTGCGCATTGGCAAGTTCATGAACCCCGAGAAAACATTTGCCATTGAGTTCTCGCTAGACCATAGCAAGTACAACGTGGACCTAGGGCAAACCGTCGGTGTGAGTGGAACCATCAACGGAGCGCCGGCCAACCCCAACATGGTGGTAGACGCGCAAAACTTCAACTACGCCCTGCACAACGGTTTGAACCACGTCATGGTCAACGCTGTGTGGTTAAAGCACTTGCACGGCCCTGAAAATGCAGCCGGTGACTTACAACTCATCAGCCGTTTAGGCGCGGGGGTATTGATTCCCCATGCAGACAACACCATCTTGGGCAAACAAAACGAGGTAGGGCCCAAGAACGAAAATGTCTGCTGTTTCTCCAGCAAAGACTGGTGGCAAATCAACGGTTGGACCACCGGCGTAGAAGTCGGGGTGCGTTACCGCGTTTACAAGTCCATGTTCATAGAGCTAACCGGCAAACTGGCTTACGGCGTTCTGAAAAACGTTCCGGTGTACCAAGGTGTTGCGGACCAGAAAATCTGGATGTCTGAACAAGTGCTCTCCGCAGGCTTCTTGTTCTAATGGCGGCTGCGCTGTCTAGCGCAGCCCAGGCATTACAAAGTCAATACCGTGCAGCCAGTCGTTTGCCGCGCCTCCAAGGCTTGGTGCGCCTGTTGCACTCGCTCCAAAGGGTAACGTTGGTCAATGCGGATTTGCACTTGGCCACTCATGACCACCGAGAACAAATCATCGGCCATGGATTGGGTGCTCTCACGCGTGGCGATGTGGGTAAACAAAGTCTGACGGGTGACGTACACCGAGCCCTTGGGCCCCAAAATGCCAGGTGCAAAGGGAGCGACAGGGCCCGACGCATTGCCGAAGCTTGCCATGAGGCCAAAGGGCGCCAAACAATCCAAGGACTTGTCCCACGTGTCTTTACCGACGGAGTCGTAGACCACTTTGACACCTTTACCGGCCGTGATTTCCTTTACGCGTGCCAGAAAGTCATCTTTGGCATAGTTAATGGCGTGCTCAGCCCCATGCGCCAAAGCGAGTTCGCACTTGGCGTCTGAGCCTGCCGTACCAATCAAACGCAAGCCTAGGGCCTTGGCCCATTGGCAAGCGATGAGGCCCACGCCCCCCGCAGCCGCATGAAACAACACGAAATCACCCGGATTTAAGCCGCCCTGAGGCAGGGTGCGCTTGAGTAGGTACTGGGCGGTCAAGCCCTTCAACATCATGGCGGCGCCTGTCTCAAAAGTAATGGCATCGGGAAGGCGGCACACGCACTTAGCCGGCAACACACGCAGATCGCAGTAACTCCCGGGCGGGTTGCTGGCATAGGCCACACGGTCCCCGGCCTGCAGGTGCTGCACCTCAGCCCCCACCGCTTCCACAATGCCCGCCCCTTCCATGCCCAATTGCAGTGGCAGCGGGTTGGGATACAAGCCCGTGCGTTGGTACACATCAATAAAGTTCAGGCCCACCGCATGGTGGCGGATCCGCACCTCGGCAGGTCCGGGCTCACCTACCTGAACGTGGACCAGCTTTAGTTGCTCGGGTCCACCAAACTGTTCGATGTGAATGGCGCGGGATGGATGCATGGACATACAAGTGTTCCTCTCAGCTTCGTAAATTCATCGGATCATGGCCCAAAAACAAAAGGCCAGCGTAGCAGCTGGCCTTTTGAGCGCACGTAGCCCACGTGCACTCACTTTGACTTAGGCCTTAGAACGTTTCCCAGTCATCATCGCCGCCCTGCGGCGTAGCCTTGGCAGGGGTGCTGGGGCCCAGCTTGGGGGCAACAGGTCTTGGTGCGGCGGCTTTAGCTACCAACTGAGGGGCTTTGGTGCTCGGCATCGCCGCCCGTTGGGGAGTGCTTGGTGGCGATCTATGCGCGCTGGCAGACCGTGCTCCGTAAGCGCCTTGCCCTGCGGGTAGTTTGAACGCAGCGACAGAATCGACCAAATCATGGGCCTGTCCTTTCAAGCCGCTGGCCGCCGCCGCCATTTCTTCTACCAAAGCTGCGTTTTGTTGTGTCGTCTGATCAATCGCGGTGACTGCCTCGCCCACTTGCGAAACCGCTGTAGCTTGCTCGCTGCTAGCAGCGCTGATTTCGCCCATGATGTCATTGACCCGTTTGATGGAGCTCACCACCTCGGTCATCGTCACGCCCGCTTGGTCTACCAAGGTAGAGCCTTGCTCCACCCGTTCCACACTGGCACTAATCAAGGACTTGATTTCTTTGGCAGCTTCGGCCGACCGCCCCGCCAAGGAGCGCACCTCGCTGGCCACTACCGCAAACCCACGCCCTTGCTCGCCGGCCCGTGCAGCTTCCACCGCCGCGTTCAGGGCCAAGATATTGGTCTGGAACGCGATGCCGTCAATCACACTAATGATGTCAGCAATCTTGCGTGAGGACTCGTTGATGCCCTTCATGGTGGCAACCACTTGCTCCACCACATCGCCACCTTTGACGGCTACGGTACTGGCATTCATGGCGAGTTGATTGGCTTGGCGTGCGTTGTCGGCGTTTTGCTTTACTGTGGCACTCAGCTCCTCCATGGTGGCAGCAGTTTCTTCCAAAACACTGGCCTGCTGTTCGGTACGGGCCGACAAATCGTGGTTGCCAGACTCGATCTCTCCACTGGAAGACGCCACGCTCTCTGCCCCTTGGCGCACGCCCGCCACCAAGCTCGACAGACTAGATTGCATGCGCTGCATGGCCCCCATGAGCATGGCGACCTCATCCGTGCCACGCACTTGGATGGTATTGCTCAAGTCCCCGCCAGCCACCACTTCCGCGACCGTAACCGCCTCCTCAAGAGGCCGCACAATGCCACGACTCAACCAGACGCTAGCCGCAATGCCAAGGGCAGTGACCAGTACCATCAAGCTGTACGCCAACACACGGCTGTTTTTTGCAATAGCCAAGGCGTGCGCTTCAGCGTCTGCTTCTTCCATGGAAAGTTGCTTCTTGAGTTCATTCAAAGTGGCGATAGCGTCACGGTCTTTGCCGCGCGCCGCGCTGTCACCGACCGCAGAATCAAAACCAGACGACTTTAATTCCTCAAACGCTTTGTTGTAGCCCTCACGGGCACTGGAAATCTGAGGCAATATTTTTTGGAACAAGGCCTTGCTGGCCTCGCTGCTGAGCTTGGGCTCCAGCTGCTTGAGACTAGCCTCCATTTGTCCCATTTCTTTTTGGTGGGCGGCCCAATACTTATCGAGATCTTCAGGTTTCTTGCCCCGCAACAGAGTGTTCTTCCACTCTTGAATGCCCACCAAAAAATTGTGGTCTGCATCATTCACGTACTTATGTGCCTCTGACGCGTTGGCCACCTCAGTGCCGTACACGTCCAAGGCTGCTGACAACCTAGACATGCCAAACATGCCACTCAGAAACAAAAACAAGAGCGCACCTGCGAACGCCAGTGGTAGTTTGACGCTGAGTTTCATCGTGCAATCCCTATAAGTAAGAACTTTCAAGCTACGAGCCAGCGGAGTCTAGCCCCGGCGGGATGGAGTCGCAAGCACTACTTTCAGGCCTAACGGCGCCCTTTTGCAGTCAACCCTGTCGATTTACTCGGTATCAGGGGGCAATAACAGGCTCTTGCGCACGCTCATGCCGAATCAAATAAACCCCGCTGGCCACAATAATGGCAGCGCCTACCAAGGTGTAGTGGTCAGGCAGTGTGCGCCAGATCGCCCAATCCAAACCCATGCCCCACGCCAAGGCGGTGTACTCAAACGGGGCCACGGCAGAGGCTTTGCCAGTCTGAAATGCCTCTGTAATCGCCACACCACCTAAAAAACCTGTGCCCCCCAACGCTGCCAGCAGCAACCAGTGTTCTGGGC is from Rhodoferax aquaticus and encodes:
- a CDS encoding quinone oxidoreductase family protein; this translates as MSMHPSRAIHIEQFGGPEQLKLVHVQVGEPGPAEVRIRHHAVGLNFIDVYQRTGLYPNPLPLQLGMEGAGIVEAVGAEVQHLQAGDRVAYASNPPGSYCDLRVLPAKCVCRLPDAITFETGAAMMLKGLTAQYLLKRTLPQGGLNPGDFVLFHAAAGGVGLIACQWAKALGLRLIGTAGSDAKCELALAHGAEHAINYAKDDFLARVKEITAGKGVKVVYDSVGKDTWDKSLDCLAPFGLMASFGNASGPVAPFAPGILGPKGSVYVTRQTLFTHIATRESTQSMADDLFSVVMSGQVQIRIDQRYPLERVQQAHQALEARQTTGCTVLTL
- a CDS encoding methyl-accepting chemotaxis protein, which encodes MKLSVKLPLAFAGALLFLFLSGMFGMSRLSAALDVYGTEVANASEAHKYVNDADHNFLVGIQEWKNTLLRGKKPEDLDKYWAAHQKEMGQMEASLKQLEPKLSSEASKALFQKILPQISSAREGYNKAFEELKSSGFDSAVGDSAARGKDRDAIATLNELKKQLSMEEADAEAHALAIAKNSRVLAYSLMVLVTALGIAASVWLSRGIVRPLEEAVTVAEVVAGGDLSNTIQVRGTDEVAMLMGAMQRMQSSLSSLVAGVRQGAESVASSSGEIESGNHDLSARTEQQASVLEETAATMEELSATVKQNADNARQANQLAMNASTVAVKGGDVVEQVVATMKGINESSRKIADIISVIDGIAFQTNILALNAAVEAARAGEQGRGFAVVASEVRSLAGRSAEAAKEIKSLISASVERVEQGSTLVDQAGVTMTEVVSSIKRVNDIMGEISAASSEQATAVSQVGEAVTAIDQTTQQNAALVEEMAAAASGLKGQAHDLVDSVAAFKLPAGQGAYGARSASAHRSPPSTPQRAAMPSTKAPQLVAKAAAPRPVAPKLGPSTPAKATPQGGDDDWETF
- the lspA gene encoding signal peptidase II yields the protein MARGGKFGARSASAGMVPWLALAVMLLIADQFTKVLILGYYHLGDSTYVTSFFNVVRVHNYGAAFSFLAGAGGWQRWFFTILGLVAAGVIVWMLKSHPGQRLFSFAMACILGGAIGNVVDRLMHGYVVDFLDFHWSGMHFPAFNVADSAITVGAIALILDELLRVRKS